In Hermetia illucens chromosome 1, iHerIll2.2.curated.20191125, whole genome shotgun sequence, one genomic interval encodes:
- the LOC119658154 gene encoding malate dehydrogenase, cytoplasmic-like isoform X2: protein MAANGPNTAVDCDDANKSLKDPINVAVTGAAGQVAYSLLYMIGRGEAFGKDQSINLNLFDVNSMMRSLEGVAMELEDCALPLVNNILLAPDVETCFKDAAAIFLIGSSVRIEGMNRKSLFQASVPIFKEQAEAINQVALKDVKVLVLANPCNTNAYVCSHYATCIPKENFSALSRLDHNRTKVQIARRLGIPAQDVQNVVIWGGRSGTQFPDIRHATVSYNGVLQSAVSALADEKFLQNTIVTSIQKRNPAILAARKLASAMSQAKAACDQMHDWWNGTRRGEFVSMSVLSDGSYGIPKDIFYSFPVQIRNKKWRIVKGLPIDEFAREKLDASARELVEEKEEALALCEEVDVDQGGTLTS from the exons ATGGCTGCAAATGGGCCAAA TACCGCAGTTGATTGTGATGATGCAAATAAAAGCTTGAAG GACCCAATAAATGTGGCTGTAACTGGCGCTGCTGGGCAGGTAGCCTATTCACTGCTTTATATGATTGGCCGAGGTGAAGCTTTTGGGAAGGATCAGTCAATCAACCTTAACTTATTTGACGTTAATTCAATGATGCGATCACTTGAAGGAGTAGCAATGGAACTTGAAGACTGCGCCTTACCACTAGTAAATAACATCCTTCTAGCTCCGGATGTGGAAACGTGCTTCAAAGATGCGGCGGCCATATTTCTTATCGGGAGTAGTGTTCGAATCGAGGGCATGAATCGTAAATCACTGTTCCAGGCAAGTGTGCCCATTTttaaggaacaggcggaagctATTAACCAGGTAGCGTTGAAAGATGTTAAGGTTTTGGTATTAGCGAACCCCTGTAATACTAATGCTTACGTATGTTCGCACTATGCGACATGTATTCCGAAAGAGAATTTCTCCGCTTTATCGAGACTAGACCATAACCGAACTAAGGTGCAAATTGCTCGGAGGTTGGGGATACCAGCGCAAGACGTTCAAAACGTCGTCATATGGGGAGGTCGCTCGGGTACTCAATTCCCTGATATACGTCATGCAACTGTTTCGTATAATGGAGTATTGCAGTCAGCTGTGTCTGCGTTAGCCGATGAGAAGTTTCTTCAAAATACAATTGTAACTTCTATTCAGAAACGAAACCCAGCTATACTTGCTGCTCGAAAACTCGCTTCAGCAATGTCGCAAGCGAAAGCAGCTTGTGATCAAATGCACGATTGGTGGAATGGTACCAGGCGAGGTGAATTTGTGTCCATGTCCGTTTTATCCGATGGCAGTTATGGTATACCaaaagatatattttattcGTTCCCGGTGCAAATTCGTAATAAAAAATGGCGTATTGTGAAAGGATTACCTATTGATGAGTTCGCAAGGGAAAAATTAGACGCCTCAGCTCGAGAattggttgaagaaaaagaggaagccttGGCGCTGTGTGAAGAAGTAGACGTTGACCAGGGAGGAACACTGACATCTTAA
- the LOC119658154 gene encoding malate dehydrogenase, cytoplasmic-like isoform X1 produces MAANGPKCTAVDCDDANKSLKDPINVAVTGAAGQVAYSLLYMIGRGEAFGKDQSINLNLFDVNSMMRSLEGVAMELEDCALPLVNNILLAPDVETCFKDAAAIFLIGSSVRIEGMNRKSLFQASVPIFKEQAEAINQVALKDVKVLVLANPCNTNAYVCSHYATCIPKENFSALSRLDHNRTKVQIARRLGIPAQDVQNVVIWGGRSGTQFPDIRHATVSYNGVLQSAVSALADEKFLQNTIVTSIQKRNPAILAARKLASAMSQAKAACDQMHDWWNGTRRGEFVSMSVLSDGSYGIPKDIFYSFPVQIRNKKWRIVKGLPIDEFAREKLDASARELVEEKEEALALCEEVDVDQGGTLTS; encoded by the exons ATGGCTGCAAATGGGCCAAAGTG TACCGCAGTTGATTGTGATGATGCAAATAAAAGCTTGAAG GACCCAATAAATGTGGCTGTAACTGGCGCTGCTGGGCAGGTAGCCTATTCACTGCTTTATATGATTGGCCGAGGTGAAGCTTTTGGGAAGGATCAGTCAATCAACCTTAACTTATTTGACGTTAATTCAATGATGCGATCACTTGAAGGAGTAGCAATGGAACTTGAAGACTGCGCCTTACCACTAGTAAATAACATCCTTCTAGCTCCGGATGTGGAAACGTGCTTCAAAGATGCGGCGGCCATATTTCTTATCGGGAGTAGTGTTCGAATCGAGGGCATGAATCGTAAATCACTGTTCCAGGCAAGTGTGCCCATTTttaaggaacaggcggaagctATTAACCAGGTAGCGTTGAAAGATGTTAAGGTTTTGGTATTAGCGAACCCCTGTAATACTAATGCTTACGTATGTTCGCACTATGCGACATGTATTCCGAAAGAGAATTTCTCCGCTTTATCGAGACTAGACCATAACCGAACTAAGGTGCAAATTGCTCGGAGGTTGGGGATACCAGCGCAAGACGTTCAAAACGTCGTCATATGGGGAGGTCGCTCGGGTACTCAATTCCCTGATATACGTCATGCAACTGTTTCGTATAATGGAGTATTGCAGTCAGCTGTGTCTGCGTTAGCCGATGAGAAGTTTCTTCAAAATACAATTGTAACTTCTATTCAGAAACGAAACCCAGCTATACTTGCTGCTCGAAAACTCGCTTCAGCAATGTCGCAAGCGAAAGCAGCTTGTGATCAAATGCACGATTGGTGGAATGGTACCAGGCGAGGTGAATTTGTGTCCATGTCCGTTTTATCCGATGGCAGTTATGGTATACCaaaagatatattttattcGTTCCCGGTGCAAATTCGTAATAAAAAATGGCGTATTGTGAAAGGATTACCTATTGATGAGTTCGCAAGGGAAAAATTAGACGCCTCAGCTCGAGAattggttgaagaaaaagaggaagccttGGCGCTGTGTGAAGAAGTAGACGTTGACCAGGGAGGAACACTGACATCTTAA
- the LOC119658154 gene encoding malate dehydrogenase, cytoplasmic-like isoform X3, with the protein MGQIDCDDANKSLKDPINVAVTGAAGQVAYSLLYMIGRGEAFGKDQSINLNLFDVNSMMRSLEGVAMELEDCALPLVNNILLAPDVETCFKDAAAIFLIGSSVRIEGMNRKSLFQASVPIFKEQAEAINQVALKDVKVLVLANPCNTNAYVCSHYATCIPKENFSALSRLDHNRTKVQIARRLGIPAQDVQNVVIWGGRSGTQFPDIRHATVSYNGVLQSAVSALADEKFLQNTIVTSIQKRNPAILAARKLASAMSQAKAACDQMHDWWNGTRRGEFVSMSVLSDGSYGIPKDIFYSFPVQIRNKKWRIVKGLPIDEFAREKLDASARELVEEKEEALALCEEVDVDQGGTLTS; encoded by the exons ATGGGCCAAA TTGATTGTGATGATGCAAATAAAAGCTTGAAG GACCCAATAAATGTGGCTGTAACTGGCGCTGCTGGGCAGGTAGCCTATTCACTGCTTTATATGATTGGCCGAGGTGAAGCTTTTGGGAAGGATCAGTCAATCAACCTTAACTTATTTGACGTTAATTCAATGATGCGATCACTTGAAGGAGTAGCAATGGAACTTGAAGACTGCGCCTTACCACTAGTAAATAACATCCTTCTAGCTCCGGATGTGGAAACGTGCTTCAAAGATGCGGCGGCCATATTTCTTATCGGGAGTAGTGTTCGAATCGAGGGCATGAATCGTAAATCACTGTTCCAGGCAAGTGTGCCCATTTttaaggaacaggcggaagctATTAACCAGGTAGCGTTGAAAGATGTTAAGGTTTTGGTATTAGCGAACCCCTGTAATACTAATGCTTACGTATGTTCGCACTATGCGACATGTATTCCGAAAGAGAATTTCTCCGCTTTATCGAGACTAGACCATAACCGAACTAAGGTGCAAATTGCTCGGAGGTTGGGGATACCAGCGCAAGACGTTCAAAACGTCGTCATATGGGGAGGTCGCTCGGGTACTCAATTCCCTGATATACGTCATGCAACTGTTTCGTATAATGGAGTATTGCAGTCAGCTGTGTCTGCGTTAGCCGATGAGAAGTTTCTTCAAAATACAATTGTAACTTCTATTCAGAAACGAAACCCAGCTATACTTGCTGCTCGAAAACTCGCTTCAGCAATGTCGCAAGCGAAAGCAGCTTGTGATCAAATGCACGATTGGTGGAATGGTACCAGGCGAGGTGAATTTGTGTCCATGTCCGTTTTATCCGATGGCAGTTATGGTATACCaaaagatatattttattcGTTCCCGGTGCAAATTCGTAATAAAAAATGGCGTATTGTGAAAGGATTACCTATTGATGAGTTCGCAAGGGAAAAATTAGACGCCTCAGCTCGAGAattggttgaagaaaaagaggaagccttGGCGCTGTGTGAAGAAGTAGACGTTGACCAGGGAGGAACACTGACATCTTAA